The Chanos chanos chromosome 6, fChaCha1.1, whole genome shotgun sequence genome includes a region encoding these proteins:
- the LOC115815114 gene encoding odorant receptor 131-2-like has product MQSIINNSNVSINSGLYFSRPLNEKILLVQVLVGIFLYVNFLMIFTFLKKEVFREDTRYILFAQTLFNDSLLMLLTDLAVVWSYYSYPIPMIPCCILCTLMNWLNDCTPLTLVAMCLERYVAICMPLRHADISNSRNRKIGLLIIWTISSITSFVSLFGFLAVNPSNILLSYVVCSVEVMLTFTWQAQLRAILLQLYFICMFVIIVFTYIKIMMAARAASSDNKKSTYKSLRTVLLHACQLFLCLVQFLTPYIEMAVMQIDFMLFINVRYSNFIVFVIAPRCLSPLIYGIRDEKFFLVLKDHALFGLPKIISGAFHVNHDRSPQMLYT; this is encoded by the coding sequence atgcagAGCATAATTAATAACAGCAATGTGAGCATTAACTCAGGACTTTACTTCTCAAGACCgttaaatgagaaaatattgCTTGTACAGGTACTAGTTGGGATTTTCCTATATGTGAATTTCCTGATGATTTTTACCTTCCTAAAGAAGGAGGTTTTCAGAGAGGATACTCGGTATATTTTGTTTGCACAAACTCTCTTCAATGACTCTCTTCTCATGCTTTTGACTGATTTAGCCGTAGTTTGGAGTTACTACAGTTACCCTATCCCAATGATTCCATGTTGTATACTTTGCACACTCATGAACTGGCTTAACGACTGTACTCCTTTGACACTGGTGGCCATGTGTCTAGAGCGCTATGTGGCCATCTGCATGCCACTGAGACATGCTGACATCTCCAActccagaaacagaaaaattggTCTTCTGATCATCTGGACTATCAGTTCTATAACATCATTTGTTAGTCTGTTTGGATTTCTAGCTGTCAACCCATCTAACATTCTGCTGTCTTATGTTGTGTGCAGTGTAGAGGTAATGCTAACATTTACCTGGCAGGCTCAATTGAGAGCAATACTTTTACAGTTATACTTCATCTGCATGTTTGTCATTATTGTGTTCACCTATATTAAAATTATGATGGCTGCAAGAGCTGCTTCTTCAGACAATAAGAAATCTACATACAAGAGTCTCAGAACAGTACTTCTTCATGCCTGTCAactcttcctgtgtttggttCAATTTTTAACCCCATATATAGAAATGGCAGTTATGCAGATTGATTTTATGTTGTTTATCAATGTAAGATACTCTAATTTCATAGTGTTTGTTATTGCCCCACGCTGCCTAAGTCCACTAATTTATGGAATTAGAGATGAAAagtttttccttgttttaaaAGACCATGCCTTGTTTGGTCTTCCAAAGATTATTTCAGGTGCGTTTCATGTCAACCACGATAGGTCACCGCAAATGTTATATACTTGA
- the LOC115815115 gene encoding odorant receptor 131-2-like has translation MQSTINNSNVSINLGFSSLRPLSEKILLVQVLVGIFLYVNLSMFFTFLKKEIFREDTRYILFAQTLFNDTVLMVITDLALLGSYYKLPIPVIPCCIFSTVMSWLNVCTPLTLVAMCLERYVAICMPLRHADISNTRNRLTGLLIIWSVSSVIPLLTLIGFIAVVPHSVILSSAVCTVEMLLVLTWQAQLRAALLQIYFICMFVIIVFTYIKIMMAARAASSDNKKSTYKSLRTVLLHACQLFLCLVQFLTPYIEMAVMQIDFMLFVNVRYSNFIVFLIAPRCLSPLIYGLRDEKFPKTCMEGIRYSYQDTGPNLKLVHSCFLAATYC, from the exons ATGCAGAGCACAATTAATAACAGCAATGTGAGCATTAATTTGGGATTTTCCTCCTTGAGACCCTTAAGTGAGAAAATATTGCTTGTACAGGTACTAGTTGGGATTTTTCTGTATGTCAATTTGTCAATGTTTTTTACCTTTCTGAAAAAGGAAATTTTCAGAGAGGATACTAGATACATTTTGTTTGCACAAACTCTCTTCAACGATACTGTCCTTATGGTGATAACTGACTTGGCTTTACTCGGGAGTTATTATAAGCTCCCTATCCCAGTGATTCCATGTTGTATATTTTCCACAGTTATGAGCTGGCTTAATGTTTGTACTCCTTTGACACTGGTGGCCATGTGTCTGGAGCGCTATGTGGCTATCTGCATGCCACTGAGACATGCTGATATCTCCAACACCAGAAACAGACTGACTGGTCTTCTCATCATTTGGTCTGTCAGCTCTGTAATACCCTTGCTTACTCTTATTGGGTTTATAGCTGTGGTCCCACATAGCGTTATACTGTCTTCTGCAGTGTGCACTGTAGAAATGCTGTTAGTATTAACGTGGCAGGCTCAGTTAAGAGCAGCTCTTTTACAGATATACTTCATCTGCATGTTTGTCATCATTGTGTTCACCTATATCAAAATTATGATGGCTGCAAGAGCTGCTTCTTCAGACAATAAGAAATCTACATACAAGAGTCTCAGAACAGTACTTCTCCATGCCTGTCAACTCTTCCTATGCTTGGTTCAATTTTTAACCCCATATATAGAAATGGCAGTTATGCAGATTGATTTTATGCTGTTTGTCAATGTAAGATACTCTAATTTCATAGTGTTTCTTATTGCTCCACGATGTCTAAGTCCATTGATTTATGGACTAAGAGATGAAAAATTT CCAAAGACATGTATGGAAGGCATCAGATACTCCTACCAAGACACTGGCCCAAATTTGAAGTTGGTCCACAGTTGTTTTCTGGCAGCGACCTACTGCTAG
- the LOC115815116 gene encoding odorant receptor 131-2-like, translated as MPPKTRQDKGGELGLQLEPEPDGAPNLNSFYTRFDTINCTEQCKASLETLPITEPAYPVPFTVEDVCQQLSQCKPGKAPGPDSIQARVLKEDSDYSENSSDYQMQLVNVDPVRRTISMTLFHISVLPFIYINFLLFFVFCRREAFRSETRYILFAQTVLVDLIFLILTDFVVVLSYTFTLTPLLFCIPLCIMMEMASNCTPLTITAMCVERYVAICMPLRHDAISTTNRTMILILVIWILSSFNPFVDLFILTATSSQEYLSQITFCHYEIMTPQDWHRNMRGIFYFCTLVFTFAIEVYCFVMITLAAQAASGGNKKSASKGQRTLALHLLQLFLCSVEAICPYTEAFVIEIDFELFLTVRLFNFIVFGTISRAVSPLLYGLKDEKFYSALVQYTCCKMNHTSSEKEK; from the exons ATGCCACCCAAGACCAGGCAGGACAAGGGAGGAGAGTTGGGCCTGCAGTTGGAGCCAGAGCCAGATGGTGCCCCAA ACCTCAACTCCTTCTACACACGGTTTGACACCATCAACTGCACAGAGCAATGCAAGGCATCACTGGAGACCCTACCCATCACAGAGCCAGCATACCCCGTTCCCTTCACAGTGGAGGATGTATGCCAGCAGCTAAGTCAGTGTAAGCCGGGCAAGGCCCCAGGACCAGATAGCATCCAGGCAAGGGTGCTCAAG GAAGACAGCGACTATAGTGAGAACAGCAGTGACTACCAGATGCAGTTGGTGAATGTAGATCCAGTGAGAAGGACCATTTCAATGACATtgtttcacatttctgttttgccCTTTATCTACATCaacttcctcttgttttttgtaTTCTGTAGGAGAGAAGCTTTTCGATCAGAGACACGATACATATTGTTTGCACAAACTGTGCTGGTGGACTTAATTTTTCTTATATTGACAGATTTTGTGGTGGTTCTTTCGTATACTTTCACACTTACGCCACTGTTGTTTTGTATCCCATTATGCATTATGATGGAGATGGCCTCAAACTGTACACCATTAACCATCACCGCTATGTGTGTGGAGCGTTATGTGGCCATCTGCATGCCACTCAGACATGATGCTATTTCTACCACCAACAGGACAATGATTTTGATCCTTGTGATTTGGATCTTAAGCTCCTTCAATCCATTTGTGGATCTTTTCATTCTCACAGCCACATCTTCACAGGAGTACTTATCACAAATCACTTTTTGCCACTATGAAATAATGACACCACAGGACTGGCATCGCAACATGAGGGGTATTTTCTACTTTTGTACATTAGTGTTCACTTTTGCGATTGAAGTCTATTGTTTTGTGATGATTACATTAGCTGCACAAGCTGCTTCTGGTGGCAACAAAAAGTCAGCATCAAAAGGACAACGAACCCTTGCACTGCATCTCCTTCAGCTTTTCTTGTGCTCAGTAGAAGCAATATGTCCCTACACTGAAGCCTTTGTTATAGAGATTGACTTTGAGTTGTTTTTGACAGTTCGCCTTTTCAATTTCATTGTGTTTGGCACAATCTCCAGGGCAGTGAGTCCACTTCTTTATGGCCTTAAAGATGAGAAGTTTTATTCAGCACTCGTTCAATATACCTGCTGTAAAATGAATCACACctcatcagaaaaagaaaaataa
- the LOC115815117 gene encoding odorant receptor 131-2-like: MESNNTHSENSSDYHMQLVSANSVRRTLSMALVQIFVWPFVCINFLMFFAFSKREAFRAETRYILFAQTVLVDLIFLLLTDIVTLLSYQNALMQVVFCIPLCVIIEMLTISTPLTITAMCVERYVAICMPLRHSAISTTSRTMILILVIWIVSAINPFMDVVILITTSSQEYLTQLTLCHYEIMKQEKWHRHMRDIIYILTFVIMFLVDILCFVMIAVAAQAASGDNKKSASKGQRTLVLHLLQLLLCMMEIICPYIEGIIVEIDIELYLAIRVFDFLVFSILSRAVSPIAYGLRDEQFRTVLVYYAKCKMSHISSETEKITGG, from the coding sequence ATGGAGAGTAATAACACCCATAGTGAGAACAGCAGTGACTATCACATGCAATTGGTTAGTGCTAACTCAGTGAGAAGAACTCTTTCAATGGCCTTGGTTCAGATTTTTGTGTGGCCCTTTGTCTGCATCAATTTCCTTATGTTCTTTGCATTCTCCAAGAGAGAGGCATTTAGAGCAGAGACACGTTATATATTGTTTGCACAAACTGTGCTGGTGGACTTGATTTTCCTTCTACTGACAGATATTGTGACGCTTCTCTCATATCAGAATGCACTGATGCAAGTAGTATTTTGTATTCCCCTGTGCGTGATTATCGAGATGCTAACCATCTCTACACCATTAACCATCACTGCTATGTGTGTGGAGCGTTATGTGGCCATCTGCATGCCGCTCAGACACAGTGCTATTTCTACCACCAGCAGGACGATGATTTTGATCCTCGTGATTTGGATCGTAAGTGCTATAAATCCATTCATGGATGTTGTTATACTCATTACAACATCTTCACAGGAGTACCTGACTCAACTCACCCTTTGTCACtatgaaataatgaaacaagAGAAATGGCATCGCCACATGAGGgatattatttacattttgacatttgtgATCATGTTCTTGGTTGATATCTTATGTTTTGTGATGATTGCTGTAGCTGCACAGGCTGCCTCTGGTGACAATAAAAAGTCAGCATCAAAAGGACAACGAACCCTTGTGCTGCATCTTCTTCAGCTTCTCCTGTGCATGATGGAGATTATATGCCCTTATATTGAGGGCATCATTGTGGAGATAGATATTGAGTTATATTTGGCAATTCGCGTTTTTGATTTTCTTGTGTTCAGTATCTTGTCCAGGGCAGTGAGCCCAATTGCTTATGGTCTGAGAGATGAGCAATTTCGTACAGTCCTGGTTTACtatgcaaaatgcaaaatgagtCACATCTCCTcggagacagaaaaaataacTGGAGGATAG